One window from the genome of Manis pentadactyla isolate mManPen7 chromosome 15, mManPen7.hap1, whole genome shotgun sequence encodes:
- the LOC118917166 gene encoding LOW QUALITY PROTEIN: EP300-interacting inhibitor of differentiation 2-like (The sequence of the model RefSeq protein was modified relative to this genomic sequence to represent the inferred CDS: inserted 1 base in 1 codon) produces MSELPADCSVPHDAEDGDRDAPQAEVGGGPREPFRAQPEEPGEGPMAAARAAGVSEVARLLAELAEEERREGRPGNGPGLAASPHRLRRLFSLFELNYRHFPRLYLPLSLMPLARMQVLERRRRSVEARRAREAAFDAEHLWNPQRLAFGSLTHTIALTASEVIDPLVEXLGCDKFINRE; encoded by the exons ATGTCCGAGCTGCCGGCGGACTGCAGTGTCCCGCACGACGCGGAGGACGGGGACCGCGACGCCCCGCAGGCGGAGGTAGGCGGCGGGCCGCGAGAGCCGTTCCGGGCGCAGCCTGAGGAACCCGGGGAAGGTCCGATGGCGGCGGCCAGGGCAGCTGGGGTGTCAGAGGTCGCCCGACTGTTGGCGGAGCTAGCGGAGGAAGAGCGTCGGGAGGGCAGGCCCGGGAACGGCCCAGGCCTGGCTGCGTCGCCTCATCGCCTTCGTCGCCTGTTTAGCCTTTTTGAACTTAATTACAGGCATTTTCCCCGCCTCTATCTGCCGCTCTCCCTGATGCCTCTGGCCAGAATGCAGGTGCTTGAACGCCGCAGGAGATCTGTGGAAGCCCGCAGAGCCAGGGAAGCGGCGTTTGATGCCGAGCATCTGTGGAATCCCCAGAGGCTGGCTTTTGGTAGTTTAACACATACCATAGCTCTGACTGCATCTGAAGTGATCGATCCTCTGGTAG GACTTGGCTGTGATAAGTTTATCAACAGAGAATAG